The genomic interval ACGCGGCATTTAGCGCAGActgcaaattgcaggctgcgttatcgggccataaaacgcagccaatatagacatcgttgcagtcaatatagatatcgttggaaaacgcaggcaatatagacaaagaaggaatacGCAGACGATATGCAATATAGTTTATGTGCTATATTTAACtaatttatttattgcatttctGTGAATTTATGAACCATGGACATTCTAAAAATGAATGTGCTatatttaactaattaaatacTTGTAAGTTGTATTGCATTTCGTTGAATTTATGAACCAAGAACATTCTAAAAATTAATATCAGTCAATTTGAAGTTGAATATTGATACCGGGAGGTTTATTTCACAAGATGTAtacgatatataaataaaaaagaatataaagttgtaataaaaaaaatatgactgtatatacacattttattgcgTGAAACTTATTCGAATAATAGGAAATTCTAATTTAAATTAAGAGCGATGGTTATccctatttgtttaaaataatgaaatattaaagcTTTAAACGTTTTAAACTCATTAACGAATACACAGCTTTTAGCgcagacaatatataaaaagGAAGAAAACAGATAAGGTCAATGTTTCGTGATGatcaggcctcgacactaacggtggtccggggacccgaggcccccagatttcGGCGAGGACCACCACTTCTTTAAAGATGGgtggtcctccgggaaccctaaatgtatagaaccactttgtctcgattgaccatttgaatttttaaaagtgcctccaatttttaaagagcggcgtataaaaaaaatctgtaaatcttatccgaaaatgtactgcgaatcgaaTGCAGGCGACTGAGCAtaagcggccagcgtctgtcagatgtaaatattgattttcgacgatgtaagcaacctacagtgcagagagtatattgaaatcactgaagcgtgtaagtgttacaaacggtgtttttactgctattgtcaagttttatgggggttattatcggattattaatggctcctttatgatattgagtccccaaaaaagtaacactgggacaaactgtcacgatgatcagtaattataataattattagagccgctatttctttaatcaaaaccataggcgatcgggctggcaaaagcatttaatttctccacaaaaacacatgccggTAAACACTTTTTtgtacaggtatttgtgagcatttctgtttcatagttccattattataatgaccttggaaggatataatttgattaagataccaacaatttctgaaataaaaagtatatcgttcacttggtgtactatatttcggatatgttaaaattcggacatttaaagatagtgacatgcatgtgtttgttttttgttgatagtatgtaaaaaaaaatgctttatgttatttcaggcaactagaatagatggtggtaattatctgggcctttctgtcaggaaataggcgtgaacaattataatttaattgatcctggaaatcatccaccactaacagaaaacgtttaaACAACAGAAGCTGGtgtatgacatgtccaaatgaccatatataactgtttaacaaataaaGTTAGATGATTTACTTTctgatgttttctttttctttttccctttcaaatgatgtaaattggtgtgattgtatgtttaaataattaattttgaaacatttaggcagcatattgtttaatacattgaagttaacattgttatattattttggttatctgtgttgtttatcaagttgaaaaaaatggtatttatatacaaataaagcttattaagacttatgaaggtatgactaatgaaggtacttattgttttttatgtaataatatactttttaaagtgataatataggcaatggcattaatgtagtaaggtttctttaaatggttgttcttattaataaggttggaataatcgaCAGTTTTCACGGCGCGAAAAAGTTGCAACGAGTTTTGTTGAgtcagtgaaacccctgaatgcgcgtaattaccttttatttcttaaaagtttataataagaactttcgaaacgctaagttctggcggcgaagggcaatgctgaagatgataatgctgaagatgattatgacaaggatgacgatgctgatgatattgatgaaatacatgatatcaaaagtttacaagaaaaggttatgagcttttaatgggtctgctttaaatggcaacagaattgaatataggaaataaaaatatgtactagtatgcttcttgtacttatttgcccttacgcagagagtagctgtgtgttgaaacaagaggactccctagtttgggtgagggccaccaaaagttgaaagtagggttccctccgggtaccctgtcaaaaaagttagtgtcaaggcctgatGATGGGCAAAATTGATTCTAAATAAAAACTATCTAGCATTTAAGCCGTTGAACTAATGAAATTGTATTGagaatttatttatatgaatttagGAACCTAGATGTTCTGTATCAAGATGAAGacataataatgtgtttttatgagcacaattgaataattaaattgagataatataaatgtataactGTATGTATATTTAATGTATGTATAGATTAAACGCAATGTTGTTTTCATCGAAGCCAATATGGACATCGCTGCAAATTGCAGGCTGCCTTATCggcataaaacgcagccaatatagacatcgttgcagtcaatatagatatcgttggaaaacgcagccaatatagaaatagaaggaaaacgcagccaatatagacatagAAGGAATACGCAGCCAATATGGAAACAgaaatcaaaaacttgtgaaattttaaaatgactgactctgtatcaataattcgaaggttttaattaacattatatgtatgaaagtatataaggtCCATGTTATTGTAAAACTTTTAACCTAATATATTTTCAATCGGAATATCGAACAAGTTGAATTTAATCTTCAAAGCACACAAATGTAAACGAGTTTTAATAAAAGAAtactaatttgtattaaaaattattttattaatgaaatacacattttacacattttattgctttcaaattatttaaataattagatTTCTACTTGAAATTAAATGCGTAAGCAGGAAGGCAGCTGACAGcgcagcatatatatatatggaaaacgcaGCTTTTAGCGCAGCCTATGTAGATATGGAGGCAAACTAATTAGGCAGGTTTGGCGCGTGTGGtcgttatttatattaaatgatgaaatataaaagcattataCGTTTCGAACTCAGTAGAGCAATAAAGAATTGGATTGTACCTTGTTTTGTGTTATCATCCATAAATTAATCCTCATCCAAGGGAGAAAATGGAGCAAGCATATTTCTGACACGTGAATAAGTTTTATTTTGCCATGTTTACTTGTTAGAATTGAAGAACGATATGAGAAGCTTAAGAATAAACAAAAGACCGTTTGAAAGGAGTGTTATACATGTTAAACCAGGGTTCTGTTACAGTGTCTGTCCGATTATCCTTTATTGTGGGATAGTGCGTTTGAAAAAGGTGCGAAATCTGTcaacttaatatacaaatataatgaatGTGACACCTGTTGACTAACTTctcaatatttgacatttgtagaCGTTCGAAGGACGCCGGTCACCGGGGTTTTAACTGCACTTAATTGGTCTGAAGGCTTATGTATCTTATGTTCGTAGATATGTCTGTGTAGTTATGAAAATGGAGGTCtcacaaatttaataaattagtAATTCATTTGCACGTTATGTAAACGCCTGTGTTACTCAACAAATATAAGCAAAATATGAGCAatgcaaatttgtttaaaataatttcttttccaTAATTCtatcagcaacaacaataatagttaaacaataacaagagacttcctttaaacagaataaacaatacaagcggaaagtgtcgtccaaattagcctgtgcggactgcacggcaacaacaataaaagtgaaaaaacaaaatagcaatcaACAAAAAAAAGCAATAACCAAAACACCAGCCAATagaatcacaatataaacaatgcaatttcTTAGTACATgtactgtgcagtccgcacatgctaatcagagtcgACAgtctccgcccaaactggatttccgctaagaagagacttcatttaaacagaatatacaatacaagcggaaagtgtcgtccaaattagcctgtgcggactgcacagcaacaacaataaaagtgaaaaaacaaaatagcaaacaacaaaagcacaagccaatataatcacaaaataaacaatgcaatttcttagaactgtgcagtccgcacatgctaatcggagtcgacactctccgcccaaactggatttccgctaagaagagacttcgtgtAAACAGAATATACCatgcaagcggaaagtgtcgtcccaaataagcctgtgcggactgcacagcaacaacaataaaagtgaaaaaacaaaatagcaaacaacaaaagcataagccaatataatcacaatataaacaattcaatttcttagaactgtgcagtctgcgcaggctaattagagtcgacactctccgcccaaactgaatttccgctaagaagagacttcgtttaaacagaatataccatacaagcggaaagtgtcgtcccaaattagcctgtgcggactgcacagcaacaacaataaaagtgaaaaaaacaaaatagcaaacaacaaaaagcaataacaaaagcacaagccaatataatcacaatataaacaatgcaatCTCTGACCACGTCGCTGTAGAGTCGGGCTGTGACAGGCGCTTGAGCAGTGGCAGGCGCTGAAGCTCTGGCAGGCGCTTAAGCTCTGGCAGGCGCTGAAGCTCTGGCAGGCGCTGAAGCTCTGGCAGGCGCTGAAGCTCTGGCAGGCGCTTGAGCAGTGGCAGGGGCTGAAGTTCTGGCAGGCGCTGAAGTTCTGGCAGGCGCTGAAGTTCTGGCAGGCGCTTGAGCAGTGGCAGGCGCTGAAGTTCTGGCAGGCGCTTGAGCAGTGGCAGGCGCTGAAGTTCTGGCAGGCGCTTGAGCAGTGGCAGGCGCTGAAGTTCTGGCAGGCGCTTGAGCAGTGGCAGGCGCTGAAGGTCTGGCAGGCGCTGAAGCTCTGGCAGGCGCTGAAGTTCTGGCAGGCGCTGAAGTTCTGGCAGGCGCTGAATCTCTGGCAGGCGCTGAAGCTCTGGCAGGCGCTGAAGTTCTGGCAGGCGCTGAAGTTCTGGCAGGCGCTTGAGCAGTGGCAGGCGCTGA from Dreissena polymorpha isolate Duluth1 chromosome 1, UMN_Dpol_1.0, whole genome shotgun sequence carries:
- the LOC127872380 gene encoding keratin-associated protein 10-8-like, with amino-acid sequence MFPGGSIPASVLDAFNQDATSVNKMLARVAAKLPWLYFLEVPGFCRAHGIVREMLSRDGLHLSIRGTAAVVSCLERTVSSQSSSACTSCSSSTCQRFIACQNFSACQRFSACHCSSACQNFSACQNFSACQSFSACQRFSACQNFSACQNFSACQSFSACQTFSACHCSSACQNFSACHCSSACQNFSACHCSSACQNFSACHCSSACQNFSACQNFSACQNFSPCHCSSACQSFSACQSFSACQSFSACQSLSACQSFSACHCSSACHSPTLQRRGQRLHCLYCDYIGLCFCYCFLLFAILFFSLLLLLLCSPHRLIWDDTFRLYGIFCLNEVSS